The sequence AGGAGGGAACTTGATGTCGTCCCCCAGCTTTAACATCTTCAGCAGCTGTCCAACGTCCTGTTGTAGAGTCTCCTGATGGCCAATGAAATCATACCTGAGAGGTAAAACAACCCAATGTCAAACTACaactgaaattattttttgCAGTAACATTCAAATCATGGTAACTTGTGgacattaaccctcatgttgtccttgggtcgaatggacccgttttcctatatcaatgttctttttaattactcaaaataaaatgattgatccatcaacatacattcattttaatctaaatatttcctaatttctgcttttctaactcaaacattaggtataatttcctaaaatgaGTTTTGATcataaatttcaaaaataactttaaaactaaagttaataagttagtgttacatagtattaaaaacatcaaaagtgacaaattgaAAAacgtgctaaaaaaaaaagggtcaaaaaatgtaagaagttttgattttttaattttgacgggaagacaacaagagggttaagcACGGCAAGATCAGTTTACTCATGAGAAGTACCAGCCAGCCTGTGATAGAGTTTACATCTTGGAATCTAGTTGTCCTATGGGAAGTCCAGGGTTTTTGGAGCTTGAGCCAGTATAGGGACTAAAAGTCAGCTGCAGCAATGAAgagcatttttaaaatgtgtctctTGCTCACCAAGTACACGTTACAAATGCCACAAGATGAAAACACAGAGGCAAAGCTAAATTAGTTTTCAATTCAGGAAACTAATTTTTGAAGgtgcaacattaaaatagattgattaaaaaaaaaggccttaCTGGATGAGGCAGGGGTGGCACTGGCGGTACATCTGCCTCCAGTGGGGGTCAAAGGGCCGCTTCTCTTCTGTCTGTGGGTCCAGCAAGTACTGAATGAAGTTGTAAAATGAGGGGTGTAACTCAGATACAGACGCCTCTTCCACCGTCTCTGGTGGATTAGTCAGGTTACCATACAGGCGCAGAATGTCCCGGGCAAAGTTCTGATAGAAGTACTCATCTTGCCACTGCAGGAACTTGTCTCGGTAGGCGGAGATGAGTCGGACGAACGGGTCCCGGACAAACAGGAACTTGGTGTAGTGTTTCAGCTTTGCCTGTAgtcaacagcaacaaaacaaaaaaactactttcTGTTTGTAACTTTAAGAACACCTCTGATGTCATTGTGACTGACCTCAATCTCTGTTCTTGAGAAAGTGTTTAGGTAAATGAGCTTGTCGATCTTATGGACTAAGTCGACATTTATGGACATGGGGTCGGGGTAGGGCTTGCTCTGCTTCAGGGCAAACATGACCCTCTTCCAGTTGGTACAGGCCACCTGTAGATAACAAGACCAAGAGTACATAATGGACGCTCTTTAACAGTTGTGAAAGACGCATGTCTACATTGTGtactttgag comes from Etheostoma spectabile isolate EspeVRDwgs_2016 chromosome 19, UIUC_Espe_1.0, whole genome shotgun sequence and encodes:
- the LOC116669446 gene encoding carbohydrate sulfotransferase 12, producing MADSEFSHKRQRTLGRPPAHPTVIIILIIVIIIVITAEGIHQLQELRKKLLRETCDGDRDTFTEGKHSLDDLSNKELENLIVDDKHCIIYCYIPKVACTNWKRVMFALKQSKPYPDPMSINVDLVHKIDKLIYLNTFSRTEIEAKLKHYTKFLFVRDPFVRLISAYRDKFLQWQDEYFYQNFARDILRLYGNLTNPPETVEEASVSELHPSFYNFIQYLLDPQTEEKRPFDPHWRQMYRQCHPCLIQYDFIGHQETLQQDVGQLLKMLKLGDDIKFPPSYENMTSPSSVSDWFSTVPVEDRRKLYDLYEGDFRLFGYERPGEWLEY